Proteins from a genomic interval of Geodermatophilus obscurus DSM 43160:
- a CDS encoding NAD(P)H-quinone oxidoreductase — MRAVTVSGPGGPEVLGWGEVPDPVLRPGEVLVDVVATAVNRADLLQRAGAYPPPPGASDVLGLECSGVVSEVGEGVAGWSVGDEVCALLSGGGYAERVAVPAGQLLPRPAGVELATAAALPEVVCTVWSNVFMLAGLRRGDTFLVHGGSSGIGTMAIQLAARAGARVLTTAGTQAKLDVCRELGAEVGINYRAEDFVERVREETDGAGADVVLDNMGAKYLARNVDVLATGGRLVCIGMQGGTRAELDLGKLMRKRASVHATTLRARPATGPGGKAEIVAAVRHDVWPDVERGVVRPIVDRRLPMSRAAEAHRVVDASEHVGKVLLLAQ, encoded by the coding sequence ATGCGTGCGGTGACCGTCAGTGGACCCGGTGGCCCCGAGGTGCTCGGGTGGGGTGAGGTCCCCGATCCGGTGCTGCGTCCCGGCGAGGTGCTCGTCGACGTGGTCGCCACTGCGGTGAACCGGGCCGACCTGCTGCAGCGGGCCGGCGCCTACCCGCCGCCGCCCGGCGCCAGCGACGTCCTCGGCCTGGAGTGCAGCGGGGTGGTCAGCGAGGTCGGCGAGGGCGTGGCCGGCTGGTCGGTCGGCGACGAGGTGTGCGCGCTGCTGTCCGGCGGTGGCTACGCCGAGCGGGTCGCCGTCCCGGCCGGGCAGCTGCTGCCGCGCCCCGCGGGGGTGGAGCTGGCCACCGCGGCGGCCCTGCCCGAGGTCGTCTGCACCGTGTGGTCCAACGTCTTCATGCTCGCCGGCCTGCGCCGCGGCGACACCTTCCTGGTGCACGGCGGGTCCAGCGGCATCGGCACGATGGCCATCCAGCTGGCCGCCCGCGCCGGCGCGCGGGTGCTCACCACGGCGGGCACCCAGGCCAAGCTCGACGTGTGCCGCGAGCTCGGCGCCGAGGTCGGCATCAACTACCGCGCCGAGGACTTCGTCGAGCGGGTGCGGGAGGAGACCGACGGCGCGGGCGCCGACGTCGTCCTCGACAACATGGGTGCCAAGTACCTGGCCCGCAACGTCGACGTCCTGGCGACCGGGGGGCGGCTGGTCTGCATCGGCATGCAGGGCGGCACCAGGGCCGAGCTGGACCTGGGCAAGCTGATGCGCAAGCGGGCCTCGGTGCACGCCACGACGCTGCGGGCCCGGCCGGCGACCGGGCCCGGCGGCAAGGCCGAGATCGTCGCGGCGGTGCGGCACGACGTGTGGCCCGACGTCGAGCGCGGCGTCGTCCGGCCCATCGTCGACCGACGGCTGCCGATGTCCCGCGCCGCCGAGGCGCACCGGGTGGTCGACGCCAGCGAGCACGTCGGGAAGGTGCTGCTGCTCGCCCAGTGA
- a CDS encoding NAD(P)-binding oxidoreductase, with translation MTERGVRRLVVQSSYGVGESRDRLPLSSRLVFALLLRPQIADHDRQEQIVRDSGLSWSIVQPVHLTDGDEPAVLSDTGDVAGMRVSRRAVGAVLADLAEAAGDPGRCVAVSGAAAGAGGGPARTSRSLRGMPAVARPEPARRAEEGGPLQGPPRARERWGAGGPSRVGGCVR, from the coding sequence ATGACCGAGCGGGGCGTCCGGCGCCTGGTCGTCCAGTCGTCCTACGGCGTCGGGGAGTCCCGCGACCGCCTGCCGCTGTCCAGCCGCCTGGTCTTCGCCCTCCTGCTGCGCCCTCAGATCGCCGACCACGATCGGCAGGAGCAGATCGTCCGCGACAGCGGCCTGAGCTGGTCCATCGTCCAGCCGGTGCACCTGACCGACGGCGACGAGCCGGCCGTCCTCTCCGACACCGGGGACGTCGCCGGCATGCGGGTCTCCCGGCGGGCCGTGGGTGCGGTCCTCGCCGACCTGGCCGAGGCGGCCGGGGACCCCGGGCGGTGCGTCGCGGTGTCGGGGGCCGCTGCGGGTGCCGGCGGCGGCCCTGCCAGGACCTCCCGGAGCCTGCGAGGGATGCCAGCGGTCGCCCGCCCCGAGCCTGCGAGGCGTGCCGAGGAGGGTGGCCCTCTGCAGGGCCCGCCGCGGGCCCGCGAGCGGTGGGGGGCAGGGGGTCCTTCTAGGGTCGGGGGATGCGTGCGGTGA
- a CDS encoding NAD(P)H-binding protein, translated as MKVLVVGATGGSGRAAAEALAGRGHEVTAFARRASTVFGGRAGVRAVDGDTTVPADVGHAVQGQDAVVVTVGISEHPLRVRLLGSSGTPLEVRSRGTAAVSPP; from the coding sequence GTGAAGGTGCTGGTCGTGGGAGCAACCGGGGGATCGGGCCGGGCGGCGGCCGAGGCGCTCGCCGGCCGGGGACACGAGGTGACCGCCTTCGCCCGCCGGGCGAGCACGGTGTTCGGGGGCCGCGCCGGGGTCCGGGCGGTGGACGGCGACACCACCGTGCCGGCCGACGTCGGCCACGCCGTCCAGGGGCAGGACGCCGTCGTGGTGACGGTGGGCATCAGCGAGCACCCGCTGCGCGTGCGGCTGCTCGGCAGCTCCGGCACCCCGCTGGAAGTGCGCTCCCGCGGCACGGCCGCCGTCTCGCCGCCATGA
- a CDS encoding AraC family transcriptional regulator yields MTTDAVPGLPWTPVDPVGGVLADLRIRGVFYCRAEATAPWGVEMPALEGCMSFHVVTAGRCVLEADGVRSVLQPGDLALVPHGRGHLLRSGPDAPIAGRADLLPQQYLAEHYSVLRLDGGGVPAGMVCGVVQPERPGAAHLLDLLPPVLHVDGRDGARGGWLPVLLGVIADESRHDRPGSEAVVTRLADVVVIQAVRAWLDTAATGPGWLRALRDPQVGRAVAQLHREPGTAWTLTRLAREARMSRSSFAARFTELAGEPAMHYVARWRMHLATVALAEGARVGELARQLGYESEAAFSRAYKRVVGVPPVAATRRDPGRAEAPAATRAAGAR; encoded by the coding sequence GTGACCACCGACGCGGTGCCCGGCCTACCGTGGACGCCGGTGGACCCGGTCGGCGGCGTGCTCGCCGACCTGCGGATCCGGGGCGTCTTCTACTGCCGGGCGGAGGCCACCGCCCCCTGGGGCGTGGAGATGCCCGCCCTCGAGGGCTGCATGAGCTTCCACGTCGTCACCGCGGGCAGGTGCGTGCTGGAGGCCGACGGCGTGCGGTCCGTGCTGCAGCCCGGGGACCTCGCGCTGGTGCCGCACGGCCGCGGCCACCTGCTGCGCAGCGGTCCGGACGCGCCGATCGCCGGCCGGGCGGACCTGCTGCCCCAGCAGTACCTCGCGGAGCACTACTCGGTGCTGCGGCTGGACGGCGGCGGGGTGCCGGCCGGGATGGTGTGCGGCGTCGTCCAGCCCGAACGACCCGGTGCCGCTCACCTGCTGGACCTGCTGCCGCCGGTCCTGCACGTCGACGGTCGCGACGGGGCGCGCGGCGGCTGGCTGCCGGTGCTGCTCGGGGTGATCGCCGACGAGTCCCGGCACGACCGGCCGGGCTCCGAGGCGGTGGTCACCAGGCTCGCCGACGTCGTCGTCATCCAGGCCGTGCGCGCCTGGCTCGACACCGCGGCCACCGGGCCGGGCTGGCTGCGGGCTCTGCGGGACCCGCAGGTGGGGCGGGCGGTGGCCCAGCTGCACCGGGAGCCGGGGACGGCGTGGACGCTGACCCGCCTGGCCCGGGAAGCCCGGATGTCACGCTCCTCGTTCGCCGCCCGCTTCACCGAGCTGGCCGGGGAACCGGCCATGCACTACGTGGCGCGGTGGCGGATGCACCTGGCCACCGTCGCCCTGGCCGAGGGCGCGCGGGTCGGCGAGCTGGCCCGGCAGCTCGGCTACGAGTCCGAGGCCGCCTTCTCCCGGGCCTACAAGCGGGTGGTCGGGGTCCCGCCGGTCGCCGCCACCCGGCGCGACCCCGGACGTGCCGAGGCGCCGGCCGCAACGCGTGCGGCCGGCGCCCGGTGA
- a CDS encoding 4-coumarate--CoA ligase family protein — MALASRYPDVEIPDVSVPEFVLAAGRDKPDAPALIDGLRGDVITHGQLAAYVDRVAAALHARGLRKGDVVAMFCPNTPWYPVVFHGIAAAGCVMSPINSLYTPDEIAFQLRDSGAKILITVSPFLDRALAAVEKAPVGEIVVMDGAEGHASLVDLLSTDAPSAQVDFDPADDLVTLPYSSGTTGLPKGVMLTHRNLVANVAQCRPLIQLGADERIIAVLPFFHIYGLTVLMNQGLAWGGAVVTLPRFDLEDFLRTIQDHKITRAFVAPPIVLALAKHPLVDQYDLSSLTSVLSGAAPLDEQLALAAEKRLRKGADSGVTVAQGYGMTELSPVSHTTPDLGAEPPGAAPGSVPKGSVGFAVPNSECRLVDPATGEDAAPGTRGELWVRGPNVMKGYLNNPTATADTIDADGWLHTGDVAVVDENGCYTVVDRVKELIKYKGYQVAPAELEAVLIGHPEIADAAVIGVPDEESGEELPKAFVVRAPGSTLTQDAVIEYMAGKVAPHKKIRIVEFIEAVPKSAAGKILRKDLRAAG, encoded by the coding sequence GTGGCGCTGGCCAGCCGTTACCCCGACGTCGAGATCCCCGACGTCTCCGTCCCCGAGTTCGTCCTCGCCGCCGGTCGGGACAAGCCCGACGCGCCCGCGCTCATCGACGGCCTCAGGGGCGACGTCATCACCCACGGCCAGCTGGCCGCCTACGTCGACCGGGTGGCCGCCGCACTGCACGCCCGGGGCCTGCGCAAGGGCGACGTCGTCGCGATGTTCTGCCCCAACACCCCCTGGTACCCGGTGGTCTTCCACGGCATCGCCGCCGCCGGCTGCGTCATGTCACCGATCAACTCGCTGTACACGCCCGACGAGATCGCCTTCCAGCTGCGCGACTCGGGCGCGAAGATCCTGATCACCGTCTCGCCGTTCCTCGACCGGGCGCTGGCCGCCGTCGAGAAGGCGCCGGTCGGCGAGATCGTCGTCATGGACGGCGCCGAGGGCCACGCCTCCCTGGTCGACCTGCTGAGCACCGATGCACCGTCGGCGCAGGTCGACTTCGACCCGGCCGACGACCTGGTCACGCTCCCCTACTCCAGCGGCACCACGGGCCTGCCCAAGGGAGTCATGCTCACCCACCGAAACCTGGTGGCCAACGTGGCGCAGTGCCGGCCGCTGATCCAGCTCGGCGCGGACGAGCGAATCATCGCCGTCCTGCCGTTCTTCCACATCTACGGCCTCACCGTGCTGATGAACCAGGGCCTCGCGTGGGGCGGCGCGGTCGTGACGCTGCCCCGCTTCGACCTCGAGGACTTCCTGCGCACCATCCAGGACCACAAGATCACCCGGGCGTTCGTGGCGCCGCCCATCGTGCTGGCGCTGGCGAAGCACCCGCTGGTCGACCAGTACGACCTGTCGTCGCTGACCTCGGTCCTCTCGGGTGCCGCCCCGCTGGACGAGCAGCTCGCCCTCGCCGCCGAGAAGCGGCTGCGCAAGGGCGCCGACAGCGGCGTCACGGTGGCCCAGGGCTACGGCATGACCGAGCTGTCACCGGTCTCGCACACCACCCCCGACCTCGGCGCGGAGCCGCCGGGTGCAGCCCCGGGCTCGGTGCCCAAGGGCTCCGTCGGCTTCGCCGTCCCGAACTCCGAGTGCCGGCTGGTCGACCCGGCCACCGGTGAGGACGCCGCCCCGGGCACCCGCGGCGAGCTGTGGGTCCGCGGCCCGAACGTCATGAAGGGCTACCTGAACAACCCCACGGCGACGGCCGACACGATCGACGCCGACGGCTGGCTGCACACCGGTGACGTCGCCGTCGTCGACGAGAACGGCTGCTACACCGTCGTCGACCGCGTCAAGGAACTGATCAAGTACAAGGGCTACCAGGTGGCCCCGGCCGAGCTCGAGGCCGTGCTGATCGGCCACCCGGAGATCGCCGACGCGGCCGTCATCGGCGTGCCGGACGAGGAGAGCGGCGAGGAGCTGCCGAAGGCCTTCGTCGTCCGGGCCCCCGGCTCCACGCTCACCCAGGACGCGGTCATCGAGTACATGGCGGGCAAGGTGGCGCCGCACAAGAAGATCCGCATCGTCGAGTTCATCGAGGCGGTGCCGAAGTCCGCGGCCGGCAAGATCCTGCGCAAGGACCTCCGCGCGGCGGGTTGA
- a CDS encoding PaaI family thioesterase, producing MAATGFHTADELNALLPGTLPGLLGLTITAHEPGRLEAALDVRPELLAPNGYLHAATVVGLADTACGLATRALLPEGSSGFTTIELKSNFLGTLREGRVMTVATNAHAGRTTQVWDAVVTAAGSGKTVALFRCTQSVLWPR from the coding sequence ATGGCCGCCACCGGGTTCCACACCGCCGACGAGCTCAACGCGCTGCTGCCGGGCACCCTGCCGGGCCTGCTCGGGCTGACGATCACCGCCCACGAGCCCGGCCGGCTGGAGGCCGCGCTCGACGTCCGCCCCGAACTGCTGGCCCCCAACGGCTACCTGCACGCCGCGACCGTCGTCGGGCTGGCCGACACCGCCTGCGGGCTGGCCACCCGGGCGCTGCTGCCGGAGGGGTCGAGCGGCTTCACCACCATCGAGCTGAAGAGCAACTTCCTCGGCACGCTGCGGGAGGGCCGGGTCATGACCGTGGCCACCAACGCGCACGCCGGCCGGACGACGCAGGTGTGGGACGCCGTGGTGACCGCGGCGGGGTCCGGCAAGACCGTCGCCCTGTTCCGCTGCACCCAGTCCGTGCTGTGGCCGCGGTGA
- the folP gene encoding dihydropteroate synthase, giving the protein MRGAGLLRLGALSVPDGALVVMAIVNRTPDSFYDRGATYELAAAVERVDRVVAEGADMVDVGGVKAAPGEEVDAAEEIRRTVDLVAAIRAAHPTLPISIDTWRAEVAREALAAGADVVNDAWGGVEPELAAVAAECGAGIVCTHAGGLPPRTRPHRVAYDDVVADVVARTTALAEAAVAAGVDRDRVLVDPGHDFGKNTRHSLEATRRLDELVATGWPVLVALSNKDFVGETLDVPLDQRLTGTLAATAVSAWLGATVFRAHDVAATRQTLDMVASIRGDRPPARTTRGLA; this is encoded by the coding sequence GTGAGGGGAGCGGGGTTGCTGCGGCTCGGTGCCCTGTCCGTGCCGGACGGCGCCCTGGTCGTGATGGCCATCGTCAACCGCACCCCGGACTCCTTCTACGACCGCGGCGCCACCTACGAGCTCGCCGCCGCCGTCGAGCGGGTCGACCGGGTGGTCGCCGAGGGCGCGGACATGGTGGACGTCGGCGGCGTCAAGGCCGCGCCCGGCGAGGAGGTCGACGCCGCCGAGGAGATCCGCCGCACGGTCGACCTGGTCGCCGCGATCCGCGCCGCGCACCCCACCCTGCCGATCTCGATCGACACCTGGCGGGCGGAGGTGGCGCGGGAGGCGCTGGCCGCCGGCGCCGACGTCGTCAACGACGCGTGGGGCGGCGTCGAGCCGGAGCTCGCGGCGGTGGCGGCCGAGTGCGGCGCCGGGATCGTCTGCACGCACGCCGGCGGGCTGCCGCCGCGCACCCGCCCGCACCGGGTCGCCTACGACGACGTCGTGGCCGACGTGGTGGCCCGGACGACGGCGCTCGCGGAGGCCGCGGTCGCCGCGGGCGTGGACCGCGACCGGGTGCTGGTCGACCCGGGGCACGACTTCGGCAAGAACACCCGGCACTCGCTGGAGGCCACCCGGCGGCTGGACGAGCTGGTCGCGACCGGCTGGCCGGTGCTGGTGGCGCTGTCGAACAAGGACTTCGTCGGCGAGACCCTCGACGTCCCGCTGGACCAGCGGCTGACCGGCACCCTGGCGGCGACGGCGGTCAGCGCCTGGCTCGGGGCGACGGTGTTCCGCGCGCACGACGTCGCGGCGACCCGGCAGACGCTGGACATGGTGGCCTCCATCCGCGGCGACCGGCCGCCCGCGCGCACCACCCGCGGCCTGGCGTGA
- a CDS encoding MaoC family dehydratase, protein MAQTTVEGVEGVLAKVGQHLGHSDWVEITQEQVDKFAEATHDHQWIHVDVERAKRESPFGGPIAHGYLTLSLVSALSGQIIEATGFRMGVNYGADKIRFMSPVPVGARVRASATLDEAKQFEGGVQMNLGITMEIENQSKPAMVASILFRRYL, encoded by the coding sequence ATGGCGCAGACCACTGTCGAGGGCGTCGAGGGCGTGCTGGCGAAGGTCGGCCAGCACCTCGGGCACAGCGACTGGGTGGAGATCACCCAGGAGCAGGTGGACAAGTTCGCCGAGGCCACCCACGACCACCAGTGGATCCACGTCGACGTGGAGCGGGCGAAGAGGGAGAGCCCCTTCGGTGGCCCCATCGCCCACGGCTACCTGACGTTGTCATTGGTGTCGGCGCTGTCCGGGCAGATCATCGAGGCGACGGGCTTCCGGATGGGCGTCAACTACGGCGCCGACAAGATCCGCTTCATGTCGCCGGTGCCGGTCGGCGCCCGCGTCCGCGCCTCCGCGACCCTCGACGAGGCCAAGCAGTTCGAGGGCGGCGTGCAGATGAACCTGGGCATCACGATGGAGATCGAGAACCAGAGCAAGCCGGCGATGGTCGCCTCGATCCTCTTCCGCCGCTACCTCTGA
- a CDS encoding serine hydrolase domain-containing protein gives MTALEVDTDPAEVGFDAARLARLDRRLARWVDDGQLPGYLVTVARHGHLVHVSSAGYRDVEAGLPVERDTRWRIYSMTKPITSVAAMMLYEEGAFELSDPIAKWLPEFAETRVYVAGSALKPVTQPQVEPIRVRHLLTHTSGLTYGFHHAHPVDAMYRAAGHEWGTPAGADSAEVCRQWAVIPLVFQPGSEWNYGVSTDVLGRLVEVVSGLPLDEFFEQRIFRPLGMTDTSFGLREGDDVDSLARLYAAVPGQPGGAPTRFAPYDAMGAAAHAKPAFLSGGGGLVSTAGDYLRFVELLRRGGSYDGGRLLSTRTIGYMTRNHLPGDQDLETFGRPLFAETPLRGVGFGLGFSMVIDPVRYGVLSSLGDYSWGGAASTAFYVDPVEDVTVGFYTQLLPSSTLPIRNHLRQLVNQALAD, from the coding sequence GTGACGGCACTCGAGGTGGACACCGACCCGGCCGAGGTCGGCTTCGACGCCGCCCGGCTCGCCCGGCTGGACCGACGGCTGGCGCGCTGGGTGGACGACGGCCAGCTGCCCGGCTACCTGGTGACCGTGGCCCGGCACGGTCACCTGGTGCACGTCAGCTCGGCCGGGTACCGCGACGTCGAGGCCGGCCTGCCCGTCGAGCGGGACACCCGCTGGCGCATCTACTCGATGACCAAGCCGATCACCTCGGTCGCGGCGATGATGCTGTACGAGGAGGGTGCCTTCGAGCTCTCCGACCCGATCGCGAAGTGGCTGCCCGAGTTCGCCGAGACCCGCGTCTACGTGGCCGGCTCGGCACTGAAGCCGGTCACCCAGCCCCAGGTCGAGCCCATCCGGGTGCGGCACCTGCTCACCCACACCTCCGGGCTGACCTACGGCTTCCACCACGCCCACCCGGTCGACGCGATGTACCGGGCCGCCGGGCACGAGTGGGGCACCCCCGCCGGCGCGGACTCCGCGGAGGTCTGCCGGCAGTGGGCCGTGATCCCGCTGGTCTTCCAGCCCGGGTCGGAGTGGAACTACGGCGTCTCCACCGACGTCCTGGGCCGGCTGGTCGAGGTGGTCTCCGGCCTCCCGCTCGACGAGTTCTTCGAGCAGCGCATCTTCCGCCCGCTGGGCATGACCGACACGTCCTTCGGGCTGCGCGAGGGGGACGACGTCGACTCGCTCGCCCGGCTCTACGCCGCCGTCCCGGGGCAGCCCGGCGGTGCGCCGACCCGCTTCGCCCCCTACGACGCGATGGGCGCCGCTGCGCACGCCAAGCCGGCCTTCCTCTCCGGCGGCGGCGGGCTGGTCTCCACGGCCGGGGACTACCTGCGGTTCGTCGAGCTGCTCCGGCGCGGCGGCTCCTACGACGGCGGCCGGCTGCTCAGCACCCGCACGATCGGCTACATGACCCGCAACCACCTGCCCGGCGACCAGGACCTGGAGACCTTCGGCCGGCCGCTGTTCGCCGAGACGCCGCTGCGCGGGGTGGGCTTCGGGCTCGGGTTCTCGATGGTCATCGACCCGGTGCGCTACGGCGTGCTGTCCAGCCTCGGCGACTACAGCTGGGGCGGGGCGGCGTCCACGGCGTTCTACGTCGACCCGGTGGAGGACGTGACCGTCGGCTTCTACACCCAGCTGCTCCCCTCGAGCACGCTGCCGATCCGCAACCACCTGCGCCAGCTGGTCAACCAGGCGCTGGCCGACTGA
- a CDS encoding HU family DNA-binding protein, translating into MNKAELVSAIAKRADVPTSTVDSVLTGLQDELVDAITRGEKVAVSGLLTVERTQRSARTGRNPQTGESIDIPAANTVKVTAGSNLKKAASNVPV; encoded by the coding sequence GTGAACAAGGCCGAACTCGTCTCCGCCATCGCCAAGCGGGCCGACGTGCCCACCTCGACCGTCGACTCGGTGCTCACCGGGCTCCAGGACGAGCTCGTCGACGCCATCACCCGCGGCGAGAAGGTCGCCGTCTCCGGCCTGCTGACCGTCGAGCGCACCCAGCGCTCCGCGCGCACCGGCCGCAACCCGCAGACCGGCGAGTCGATCGACATCCCCGCCGCCAACACGGTCAAGGTCACCGCGGGCTCGAACCTGAAGAAGGCCGCCAGCAACGTCCCCGTCTGA
- a CDS encoding aldo/keto reductase, producing MPVIPGTDLTVSDLCLGGNVFGWTADEPTSFAVLDRFTDATVSTLAPFVDTAESYGRGASEEILGNWMTERGLHDRMVVATKASRLEKEHPLSAAEIRTAVEGSLRRLQTDRIDLYYAHYDDGSTPLEETLRAFDELVQAGKVRYVAASNYSPDRLTEALETSGRRGLTRYVALQPHYNLMERAVYEDGLRDVVAAHELGVLPYYALAKGFLTGKYRAGEQVDSPRAEGASAYVGERGDRVLAALRQVAEAHGVTVAAVALRWLADRPTVVSPIASGRSVEQLADLLPMQDLVLTEEQTQALDTASA from the coding sequence GTGCCAGTGATCCCCGGGACCGACCTCACCGTCAGCGACCTCTGCCTGGGCGGCAACGTGTTCGGCTGGACGGCGGACGAGCCGACGTCCTTCGCCGTGCTGGACCGGTTCACCGACGCGACGGTCAGCACCCTGGCCCCGTTCGTCGACACCGCGGAGTCCTACGGCCGAGGCGCGTCGGAGGAGATCCTCGGCAACTGGATGACCGAGCGGGGCCTGCACGACCGGATGGTGGTGGCGACCAAGGCGTCGCGCCTGGAGAAGGAGCACCCGCTGTCGGCGGCGGAGATCCGGACGGCGGTCGAGGGGTCGCTGCGCCGGCTGCAGACCGACCGGATCGACCTCTACTACGCGCACTACGACGACGGGAGCACGCCGCTCGAGGAGACGCTGCGTGCCTTCGACGAGCTCGTGCAGGCGGGCAAGGTCCGGTACGTCGCGGCGTCGAACTACTCGCCGGACCGGCTCACCGAGGCGCTGGAGACCTCCGGGCGGCGTGGGCTGACCCGGTACGTGGCGCTGCAGCCGCACTACAACCTCATGGAGCGGGCGGTCTACGAGGACGGGCTGCGCGACGTCGTGGCCGCCCACGAGCTGGGCGTGCTGCCCTACTACGCGCTGGCCAAGGGCTTCCTGACCGGCAAGTACCGGGCCGGTGAGCAGGTCGACTCGCCGCGGGCGGAGGGCGCCTCGGCCTACGTGGGGGAGCGCGGCGACCGGGTGCTGGCCGCGCTGCGGCAGGTGGCGGAGGCGCACGGGGTGACGGTCGCCGCGGTGGCGCTGCGCTGGCTGGCCGACCGTCCGACCGTCGTCTCGCCGATCGCCAGCGGCCGGTCGGTGGAGCAGCTGGCCGACCTGCTGCCCATGCAGGACCTGGTGCTCACCGAGGAGCAGACGCAGGCGCTGGACACCGCCTCCGCCTGA